In the genome of Ancylomarina subtilis, one region contains:
- the gldG gene encoding gliding motility-associated ABC transporter substrate-binding protein GldG: protein MQISSKKKNLFQLFLSVLVVLLAYQLLQVFHFRVDLTSEKRFTLSDNTKALLADLKKPVYFEIYLDGDLPHGFNKLKNATVDLIEEFKSYTGVEIAYSFIDVNAQLNPKLKEKSLRELSERGLKPTSIQETSRDGSVKQKIIVPGLFVHDGKKETPVNLLKSVSGLSADQNLNHSIESIEYELSMAIRLLNQTKVKEIAFFTGQGELGEYEVADFTASLLQRYKVSRATAYELSKDFKRFACVIVAQPRKEFSKKAKYALDQYIMNGGKVMWLIDEVAASMDSISANGMSMAFYKPLNLEDQLFKYGVRINPDLVMDVQSQLIPVQSSASGQNGKYVPAPWYYSPLLAPPSNHPITRKLNMVRVEFANSIDKVGNNPNLKHTVLLASSNFTRLQKVPTPIRLDIVGQKMEAKDFPDGSKVMSVLIEGKFQSIFKNRIWEGIDRSTYKDESPESKMIVISDGDMIRNRVRGVGGNMQMEALGYDRYSRKTYGNRNFLLNCVDYLCDDEGWMNLRSREVKLRLLDKTKLREDRLFYQVLNLGLPLVLLLFFAIIWRYLRRKRYRN, encoded by the coding sequence ATGCAAATTTCAAGCAAAAAGAAGAATTTATTCCAACTATTTCTTTCAGTTTTAGTTGTTCTGCTTGCGTATCAACTTTTACAAGTTTTTCATTTTCGTGTAGATTTAACATCAGAGAAACGTTTTACACTATCTGATAATACCAAAGCACTATTGGCCGATTTAAAAAAGCCGGTTTATTTTGAGATCTATTTAGATGGCGATTTGCCCCATGGTTTTAATAAGCTTAAGAATGCAACCGTTGATTTGATTGAAGAATTTAAATCTTATACAGGGGTTGAAATTGCTTACAGTTTTATTGATGTTAATGCTCAGTTGAATCCAAAATTAAAAGAGAAATCTTTACGCGAATTATCCGAGAGAGGTCTTAAACCAACCAGCATTCAGGAAACCAGTCGCGATGGGAGTGTGAAACAAAAAATCATAGTTCCCGGGCTTTTTGTTCACGATGGGAAAAAGGAAACTCCGGTTAACCTCTTGAAATCTGTGTCAGGATTATCGGCAGATCAGAATCTGAATCATTCTATAGAAAGTATCGAATATGAACTTTCTATGGCCATCAGATTACTGAATCAAACCAAGGTTAAGGAAATTGCTTTTTTCACAGGACAGGGTGAATTGGGTGAATATGAAGTGGCTGATTTTACAGCATCGCTTCTACAACGTTACAAGGTGAGTCGAGCAACTGCTTACGAGTTATCTAAAGATTTCAAGCGATTTGCCTGTGTGATTGTTGCTCAGCCTCGCAAAGAGTTTAGCAAAAAAGCCAAGTACGCCCTCGATCAGTATATCATGAATGGGGGCAAGGTGATGTGGCTGATTGACGAAGTGGCTGCCTCAATGGACAGTATCTCAGCTAATGGCATGTCTATGGCATTTTATAAACCTCTGAATCTGGAAGATCAGCTGTTTAAATATGGGGTTCGCATTAATCCTGATTTGGTAATGGATGTTCAGAGTCAGCTGATTCCTGTTCAGTCATCAGCATCAGGGCAGAATGGAAAATATGTGCCGGCTCCCTGGTATTATTCACCACTTTTGGCTCCACCATCCAATCATCCGATCACACGCAAATTGAATATGGTTCGGGTTGAGTTTGCAAATTCAATTGATAAGGTTGGGAATAATCCCAATTTAAAACATACGGTTTTATTAGCGAGTTCGAATTTTACCCGACTTCAGAAGGTGCCAACTCCTATACGACTTGATATTGTTGGACAAAAAATGGAAGCCAAGGATTTTCCTGATGGCTCAAAAGTGATGTCAGTATTGATTGAAGGGAAGTTCCAGTCTATTTTTAAAAACAGAATTTGGGAAGGAATTGACCGTTCAACCTATAAAGATGAAAGTCCTGAGAGTAAGATGATCGTTATTTCTGATGGTGATATGATCAGAAATCGTGTGAGAGGGGTTGGTGGAAATATGCAAATGGAAGCTTTGGGATACGATCGGTATTCCCGAAAAACCTATGGGAATAGAAATTTCCTTTTAAATTGTGTTGATTATTTATGTGATGATGAAGGCTGGATGAATCTTCGATCAAGAGAAGTGAAACTTCGCCTATTAGATAAAACCAAATTGCGTGAAGATCGTCTTTTTTATCAGGTTTTAAATTTGGGATTACCCCTTGTTTTACTTCTGTTCTTCGCAATTATTTGGCGTTATCTCCGCCGAAAAAGATATCGAAATTAA
- the dnaN gene encoding DNA polymerase III subunit beta codes for MKFVVSSTEILGHIQAISRVISNKNTLPILDNFLFELKDGELIATASDLETTLITTIPLDASEGEGVIALPAKILTDTLKEFPEQPLTFEVDPQTLAVKLSTENGKFSIPGQNGDDYPKNPEKEQDSIVNITVASEVLLKGVNKTLFATADDELRPVMNGIFIELNNNDLTFVASDAHKLVRYKRLDGRSEVESSFILPKKPASLLRNILPKEENPVLVEFDDKNAFFTLSNYKLICRLVEGKYPSYGSVIPTNNPFKLTIDRVELYNTLKRVSVFSNPASNLIKFELNNNELVVSAQDIDFSISAREKLMCQYEGEALEIGFKSVFLLEILQNISSSNVVVALSDPTRAGLFLPYDNENADEDVLMLLMPMMINV; via the coding sequence ATGAAATTTGTAGTATCAAGTACTGAGATTTTAGGACACATTCAAGCTATTAGCCGTGTGATTAGCAACAAAAACACACTTCCAATTCTCGATAACTTTTTATTTGAATTGAAGGATGGTGAATTGATAGCTACTGCTTCTGATTTGGAAACCACATTAATTACAACGATTCCATTAGATGCTTCTGAAGGTGAGGGTGTAATTGCACTTCCAGCAAAGATTTTAACTGATACTTTAAAAGAGTTTCCTGAGCAGCCATTGACTTTTGAAGTTGATCCTCAGACTTTAGCTGTGAAATTGAGTACCGAGAATGGTAAGTTTAGTATTCCTGGTCAGAATGGCGATGATTACCCTAAGAATCCGGAAAAAGAACAAGATAGCATTGTAAATATTACGGTTGCCAGCGAAGTTCTATTAAAAGGTGTAAACAAAACCTTGTTTGCGACTGCTGATGATGAGCTGCGTCCTGTAATGAATGGTATTTTCATTGAATTGAATAATAATGATCTAACTTTTGTTGCTTCTGATGCGCACAAATTGGTACGTTACAAGCGTCTTGATGGTCGTTCAGAAGTTGAATCGTCATTTATTCTTCCTAAAAAGCCAGCATCATTGCTTCGTAATATTCTTCCTAAAGAAGAAAATCCAGTATTGGTTGAGTTCGATGATAAAAATGCATTCTTCACGCTTTCTAACTACAAGTTGATTTGTCGTTTGGTTGAAGGAAAATATCCAAGCTATGGTTCGGTAATTCCGACCAATAACCCGTTTAAATTAACCATTGATCGTGTTGAGCTTTACAATACTCTTAAGCGAGTATCTGTATTTTCAAATCCGGCAAGTAACTTGATTAAATTTGAGTTAAATAATAACGAATTGGTTGTTTCAGCTCAGGATATCGATTTCTCTATTTCAGCTCGTGAAAAACTGATGTGTCAGTACGAAGGTGAAGCTCTTGAGATTGGATTTAAATCGGTATTTCTTTTGGAAATTCTTCAGAATATTTCTTCATCAAATGTTGTGGTTGCACTTTCTGACCCGACTCGTGCAGGTTTATTCTTACCATACGATAACGAAAATGCGGATGAAGACGTGTTGATGTTGTTAATGCCAATGATGATTAACGTTTAA
- a CDS encoding 3'-5' exonuclease, translated as MNLNLKNPIAFFDLETTGINVSKDRIVEIAIVKVSPNGNEETKTYRVNPGIPIPKEASAIHGIYDEDVKDEPTFKEIGKIIAKYIEGCDLAGYNSNRFDIPLLAEEFLRADIDIDMRKRKFVDVQTIFHKMEQRTLTAAYKFYCGKDLEGAHGAEADTIATYEVLKSQLDKYENLENDIDYLSKFSTQNKNADFAGMIVFDKKGVETFNFGKNKGKAVEEVLKEQPGYYGWIMNNDFPLYTKKVLTEIKLRNFNM; from the coding sequence ATGAATTTGAATTTGAAAAACCCCATTGCTTTTTTTGATTTAGAAACAACCGGGATTAATGTATCGAAAGATCGAATTGTAGAAATTGCTATTGTAAAGGTGAGTCCAAACGGTAATGAAGAGACCAAAACATATCGTGTGAATCCAGGTATTCCAATTCCTAAAGAAGCAAGTGCCATACATGGCATTTATGATGAGGACGTAAAGGATGAGCCCACTTTTAAAGAAATAGGTAAAATCATAGCAAAATACATTGAAGGTTGTGATTTGGCAGGTTACAATTCCAATCGATTTGATATTCCCTTATTGGCTGAGGAATTCTTGCGTGCTGATATCGATATTGATATGAGAAAACGCAAATTTGTTGATGTTCAGACCATTTTCCATAAAATGGAGCAACGTACATTAACGGCAGCTTATAAGTTCTATTGTGGAAAAGATCTTGAAGGAGCTCATGGTGCCGAGGCGGATACTATTGCAACATACGAGGTTTTAAAATCCCAATTGGATAAATATGAAAATCTTGAAAATGATATCGATTACCTTTCAAAATTCTCAACTCAGAATAAAAATGCGGATTTTGCAGGAATGATTGTTTTTGATAAAAAAGGAGTCGAAACCTTTAATTTTGGGAAGAATAAAGGAAAAGCTGTTGAAGAGGTTTTGAAAGAACAACCCGGTTATTATGGTTGGATCATGAACAATGATTTTCCACTGTATACAAAGAAAGTTTTGACTGAGATTAAGCTTAGAAACTTTAACATGTAG
- a CDS encoding fumarylacetoacetate hydrolase family protein: protein MKILAIGRNYVDHAKELNNPVPTEPVVFSMPDSALLKSNNDFYYPDFSKDIHHEVEVVVKINRVGKNIPIEFAHRYYEELALGIDFTARDIQAECKKKGLPWEKAKAFDGAAPISKFVPKTKFKDINALSFSLDINGKKVQAGNTSDLIFSIDYLISYLSKYFTLKIGDLIYTGTPEGVGPVKIGDHLVGELEGEELLNFHVR, encoded by the coding sequence ATGAAAATATTAGCGATTGGTAGAAACTATGTGGATCATGCCAAAGAATTGAACAACCCGGTGCCTACCGAACCTGTGGTTTTTTCAATGCCTGATTCAGCGCTTTTAAAAAGCAATAACGACTTTTATTATCCAGATTTCTCTAAGGATATCCATCATGAGGTTGAAGTTGTGGTTAAGATTAATCGAGTTGGGAAAAATATTCCGATTGAATTTGCGCATCGGTATTACGAAGAGCTAGCCTTAGGGATTGACTTTACTGCTCGTGATATTCAGGCAGAATGCAAGAAAAAAGGCTTGCCCTGGGAAAAGGCAAAAGCATTTGACGGGGCAGCTCCCATCTCTAAATTTGTACCCAAAACAAAGTTTAAAGATATAAATGCTTTGAGTTTCAGTTTGGATATCAACGGGAAAAAAGTACAGGCTGGTAATACGTCCGATTTGATTTTCTCAATTGATTATCTGATCAGTTATCTGTCAAAGTATTTCACGCTTAAAATTGGTGATCTGATTTACACGGGAACTCCGGAAGGGGTTGGGCCTGTGAAAATTGGAGATCATTTGGTTGGCGAATTGGAAGGTGAAGAATTGCTAAACTTTCATGTTCGTTAA
- the gldF gene encoding gliding motility-associated ABC transporter permease subunit GldF, whose protein sequence is MFTLLLKEFRSFFSSISGYLIISIFLLATGLFIWVFPGNTNVLDGGYANLDTLFDMAPWIYLFLIPALCMRLFTDERKSGTIELLFTRPISDFKIVLSKFFAALLLVIFSLLFCLIYYLSVYYLGEPVGSIDVGAFWGSFLGLFFLAIGYVSLAVFAGSLTDNQIIAFLLSLVLCFSFYMGFDYLSDLMLFQGLQTEVINLGINEHYRSLSRGVVDSRDVSYFISLSLCFLFATRTVLQSRKW, encoded by the coding sequence ATGTTCACACTATTATTAAAGGAATTTCGATCGTTTTTTAGCTCCATAAGTGGTTATCTAATCATCAGTATTTTCTTATTGGCTACCGGTTTGTTTATTTGGGTATTCCCAGGTAACACAAATGTTTTGGATGGAGGCTATGCCAATCTGGACACCCTTTTTGATATGGCTCCCTGGATTTATCTGTTTTTGATTCCGGCTTTGTGTATGCGTTTGTTTACCGATGAAAGAAAATCAGGTACCATTGAACTGTTATTCACTCGTCCCATTTCTGATTTCAAGATTGTTTTGTCGAAATTTTTTGCAGCCTTACTTCTTGTTATCTTTTCGTTACTTTTCTGTTTAATTTATTATTTGTCAGTTTATTACTTGGGGGAACCTGTTGGGAGTATTGATGTTGGGGCATTCTGGGGATCTTTTCTAGGCCTGTTTTTTCTGGCCATAGGATACGTTTCTTTAGCTGTTTTTGCAGGTTCTTTAACGGATAATCAAATCATTGCTTTTCTCCTTTCGCTGGTTTTGTGTTTTAGTTTTTATATGGGATTTGATTACCTATCTGATTTGATGCTATTTCAAGGTTTACAAACAGAGGTAATTAATTTGGGTATTAATGAGCACTACCGATCCTTGTCAAGAGGGGTTGTTGATTCAAGAGATGTGAGTTATTTTATTTCTTTGTCGCTTTGTTTTCTTTTTGCAACACGTACCGTGCTTCAGAGTAGAAAATGGTAG